A part of Parvimonas micra genomic DNA contains:
- a CDS encoding chromate transporter, translating into MLFQLFKTFLWISTLTVGGGAAMIPVINKEIVEKKKYMTQEEFLDALGIAQSVPGVLGCNISIIVGYKIKGLAGALVCLFCSILPAFLSILLIAIFFKDMNENYYVSKFFIAVKPALVAVLASAVVILGKKTRLKRKHYVISLLVLILVSYFKISPFLVILFGGLGYVLYCKFLVDRY; encoded by the coding sequence ATGTTATTTCAATTATTTAAGACATTTTTATGGATAAGTACTCTAACTGTTGGTGGTGGAGCTGCAATGATTCCGGTTATAAATAAAGAGATTGTTGAGAAAAAGAAATATATGACTCAAGAAGAGTTTTTAGATGCACTTGGAATTGCACAAAGTGTTCCCGGCGTTTTGGGTTGCAATATAAGTATTATAGTGGGATATAAGATAAAGGGGTTGGCAGGAGCATTAGTTTGTTTATTTTGTTCAATCTTACCTGCATTTTTATCAATTCTTTTAATAGCAATTTTTTTCAAAGATATGAATGAGAATTATTATGTAAGTAAATTTTTCATCGCAGTTAAGCCCGCTCTGGTTGCAGTTTTGGCTTCAGCTGTTGTAATACTTGGGAAAAAGACTAGATTAAAGAGAAAGCATTATGTGATAAGCTTATTAGTTTTAATTTTAGTTAGTTATTTTAAAATAAGTCCGTTTCTTGTAATACTTTTTGGTGGTCTTGGATATGTTTTGTATTGCAAATTTCTAGTGGATAGATATTAA
- the lepB gene encoding signal peptidase I: MIDDRYNEEKENIVQEKNERNFGKIFWDYAKVIILALLINFGIKAFVVTSTVVDGRSMNPTVNHGDRLMVNKLFFMKKNITRGDIIDFYVPDAKKYYLKRVIAVEGDTVEIINDRVYLNGKILEENYVSTNVTSPHNDTTKWEVPEGYVFVLGDNRSNSRDSRDLGVVPRSDIVGKIVFRYYPFNNFGGLK, translated from the coding sequence ATGATTGATGATAGATATAATGAAGAAAAAGAAAATATAGTCCAAGAAAAGAATGAAAGGAATTTTGGAAAAATATTTTGGGATTATGCAAAAGTTATAATTTTAGCACTTTTGATAAATTTTGGAATAAAAGCTTTTGTTGTTACAAGTACGGTTGTGGATGGAAGAAGTATGAATCCGACTGTAAATCATGGAGATAGACTTATGGTTAATAAGTTGTTTTTTATGAAAAAGAATATAACTCGTGGAGATATTATTGATTTTTACGTTCCTGATGCAAAAAAGTATTACCTAAAGAGAGTTATAGCTGTTGAAGGAGATACTGTTGAAATAATTAATGACAGAGTTTATTTGAATGGAAAAATATTGGAAGAGAACTATGTAAGCACGAATGTTACTAGTCCACATAATGATACTACAAAATGGGAAGTGCCAGAAGGTTATGTTTTCGTTTTGGGGGATAATAGGTCAAATAGTAGAGATAGTAGAGATTTAGGAGTTGTTCCAAGATCTGATATTGTTGGAAAAATTGTATTTAGATACTATCCTTTTAATAATTTTGGAGGGTTAAAATAA